Within Myotis daubentonii chromosome 13, mMyoDau2.1, whole genome shotgun sequence, the genomic segment aagaaaacaaaaatattaacttgAAAAGATAATCACCCCCATGTTAATTacaacattatttataactagaggctgGATGCACGAAatccaagagtaggccttccttcccctggctgccggcaccagcttccctccggcacccaggaaccaggcttccctcccagccccggctccGTCCAGAAGGAcggctggtctaattagcatattatgcttttattattatagataacagaGATAtcaaaacaacctaagtgtccctcaatgggtgaatgaataaagaaaatgtgatacacacacacacacacacacacacacacaatggaatattacacatggaatattattcagccattcaaaaagaaaattttgccctttgtgaaaacatggatggaccttgagggcattgtactaagtgagataagtcagataaagacagacacatgtggaatcttaaaaagaaaacaaacaagctcATAGATGTAAAAACAGAttggggcagggagtgggtgaaatgggtgaaggtgcAAACATccagctataaaaaaaataagtcacggggtgtaatatacagcatggtgtCTAaggttaataatactgtattgtatatttgaaagttctaagagagtaaatcttaaaagttcttgtCACAAGAAACAAAAGATtctataactatgtatggtgatagatgttaactagacttatgataatgatcatttcacaatataaacAAATATGAAATTGTTATGTCGTACACAAACTAATGTTCTGTGTTAATcatacatcaatttaaaaaaagactgaaaattcaTGAGCTAAAGATTCAACTCAAGAAGTTAGACAAAGAACAATAGAGGAAGCTCAAGAATATagggaaaaggaggaaataaaaacctAAGAATGAgattaataaaatggaaaatataataaCTATATGGCTCCGGGTGGGTACTAGAGTGATTGGGGATCACTCTGTAAGTCCTATAAATGCTTAACCAcaatgctgtacatctgaaattaataaatattgaatgtcaagtgtagtcaaataattttttaaataaaaaaataagtaaaatagaaaatgatgCAGTAGGGAGGATCAATAAAGCCAGGAGCATGTACttcaagaaaattaataaaatatacaaaaatcttTAGTAACACATCTAGACAAAAGAGAAAAGCCATAATTTTAAATATCGGTAATTAAAAAGGGGATATCACTACAACctcagaaagattttttttttttaaagagaactgtTGCAAATTTCACACCCACATGTGTGAAACTCTAGGACAAGTTCCTAGAAAAATGTAATTTGCCAAAAACTAGTaccagataaaaacaaaaacagaaaatccGAATAGATCTGTAACTACTAAAGACATGAACTCAGTAGTTAAAAATCTACTCAACTACAAAAACTGAGTGCCAACCCTCTAAAAACTCTGCCACAaaatggagaaagaggaaaactctTCCACTCATTTTATGAAACTAACGGTGAAAATTCGAGCATAACTCTGGGTAAGACATTTGGAGGGTGAGGAAGAAGGACCCCAAAGTTTCACAAATCTGTGAAGAAGAGGGAACGAAGAATGATCGCAGGATGAAGGGAACACCACCTGTGGCTGCCTTTGGGATCCTAAAATATGCACAATAACTACATGTAAACACTTGTTTTGTTGCAGGACCTTGTTGATTACAGTTCACCTCTGTTGTTTACGTAGTAGGTATGGAGAGTGTAAGTAGATGCAACCATGATCAATATCTTTCTGATGCATTCTGTGTAGGATAACCACAGAGCTTTTCTGTCAAGAGTAAATATTTTGTAAtcttaaaatgtatatacatttaccATATTCACACGCAAAATAATTAAGTTGGACCCCTTTccagacacaaaaataaagttcaagtggatcatagacctaaatgtaagaggtAAAACTATAAGACTCTTCGAAGAAATTACAggagtaaatcttcatgacctagGATTAGGTAAAGACTTCTTGGATATGCTATTAAAAGTAAAAgcaacaaaatcaaaataaaaaatagataaattggactttaccaaaattaaaaacttttgtactTCAAAGGATACCATCAAGAGAGTCAAAATAACTcacagaataggaaaaaaatgctTGCAAAcctatatctgataagggcctagaatctaaaatatataaagaattattacAAATCAACAattaaaagacaacccaattcaaaaacgggcaaaggacttgagtagacgtttctccaaagaatatagacaaatgaccaataaacaaatgaaaagatgctcaacatcattagccgtTGGGGAACTCCAAATCAAAACCATTTCCGGTACACCAGAAAGGCAATAATCCAGAAGCGAGGTAATGTcaaggatgtggggaaattgGATCCCTCACACACTGCTGGTACGAACTTAAAATGCTACAGCCACATACTAAAGCAGTTCCTAAAAACGTGAccctgtgacccagcaattccactcctatgttatacctaagagaaatgaaaatatatgtccacccAAAACTTGCAcacacatgttcatagcagcattgtttttAGTAGCCATGAAAATGGCGGAACTGATAAGAGAATAAACAAAGTGGTACATTCATACAACCGAACGTTATTCAGTCATGAAAAGGAATagaatactgaaaaaaaaatgctacagCGTGGATGTACCTTGGGAATATTATGTCaagtaagccagacacagaagttCACATCTCATATGATTCGATTACCATCAAATGTCCAAAACAGGCAACCCATGGAGACAGAAGGTAGCTGAGTGTCGGGGGAAATGAGCAGCGACGGCTcatgggtatggggtttcttcagtgagtgatgaaaatgttctaaaatgtgtTGTAGTGGCGGGTGCACAACTGTTAATAATAAACCATCGAGATAGTAGCTGGCAATTGAACTTGCGTCTCTGAGGAAAAACTGTGCTTAAAGCACATTTCAAGTGCTAAGTTTCAACTGTTACACAGGCCCAAGCCAGTAGCTGTCAAACCCAGTGTGACCACTGCTCTTTCCTGGACTGCCCCACCGGAATTTCCTGGCCTGAGCTACTTCACACAGCGCTCGAACCCACCAAGTGCACTTCTCAGCATTGAGAATCTAAGGATTCTTAGAAATCCTGAAGCCCTCCCTTTGGTtatcatagatgaggaaactcgCTTAGAAAGGGGTTAGAACTCACTGGAGACACTCAGCAAGTTCTCAGCAAAGCCGAGACCAGACCTGTTCCCGCTACCTCACCTTCACTTCCTACAGGGTTTCCAGGCCCCTCAGCCTGATCTTCTGAGCACAGTCAGAACTAcactcctcacagcctgggcatcCAAGTCAGGCCCTGGCAGAAGCTAGAAGGGTCAGGAGGCTGCAATttctgggagagggaaggggacagCTCAGGGAGGAGATGGGTCAAGTCCCAGAAGGCAATGTGAGCCCCTCTTCCCGTAAGAGCAGGGGGACGCAAGGGAAGACATGAACTCAGGGTATGAGCCATTGCATGGTGTCACACGTGGTCTGGGTCTGCGGCTATCTGTCCCCATCACCGATGCGGTTGGAGGGCGAAGTTAAGAGAACAGTTTCCCACTTACCCAGCTGTCCCCGTTTCAGATCAGTGTGATTTTGCCCCCAGAAGTCGCCCTGTGAGTCAATCAACCCGTGGAAACTTTACCCACCGTGACCTCAAGGAAGACGAAAACTGAAGAAGACCCCTGGGCCTCGGTCCCACCCAAATGTCTCTCCCCAGCGGGGTCCCGgagccctgtggctgcagccacgGGCCAGGGCTGAGAAGGAGGCTGGGACACTGGGGCCGCTGATTCTCACAGTGATTCTCACAGGGAGGAGACCCTGTCCTCGGGTATGTGTTTGGGGCTCAGAGTCTGGGCTGTGCTGAGAGATAGGTGTGGGCAGGAAGTGGGCGAGGAGGTTTGAACAATGTTTAttccccccatacacacacacacacacacacacacaccccactcagGGAGGACGGGGTGGTCACACATGAACACTGGCTGagggccaggcactgtcctaagcaCTTCACATGCAGTAACTCCCCAAACTTGTACAACCTCTGCCGTCTACACTGTTGTTATTCTCACTTTTAgttgaggaaacaggcacagaagcTAAAGGAACTTGccaggccacacagctaggaCACAGGGGGCTCCCCAGGCTGGGAGTGCCTGCTCTGTAGCGCCCCCCAGGGCTCACGCCTGCGCTgctgtggggagaggcaggggagtCCCCTGCGGGCCGTTCACTAACACCAGAGCGGAAGGTGGACGTCCTCAGGTCCCTGTGTTCACTCCACAGAGGCCTCGCTGTGGCCCCAGGCCCCACGCCCCAGGCTGCTCTGCTTGGAGACTGAGCCTCTGGCCTTCACAGTTTGCTTCCTGAGGGCTGTCAGCAGCGCCGGATGAGGAGGTGAGGACAGGGTgggtgctggggggcggggggtggagcgaGGGAGAGGTGTGACCACAgttgggggggcgggcgggcaggaAGCAGAAGTGATGTGGAAGGTGGCCCGGTGATGAGCTGCAGGGTGAGCCTGCCGGGAGGGCTGACACCACGTCAGGAGCTTCCCCTGACCGGAGAGGTGTCTGTGTGGGAGCATCTCAATGCAGGACTCCAGGTACGGAGGGAGCCGCGCCCGGAGGCTGGGAGGCCGGGTGGGGCCGGGGCCTGGAGTGGGGCTGCCCCTTTGGAGGAAGAGCCTCATGTGGCAGGAAGTGCTGTGACTTGGACGACAAGAGACTTGGGTCCCAGACGGCGCTGGTCACGGGCCCCCTGGGCAGCCTCGCGCGGACGCGGGCCCCGGTTCCTCGTCTGTAACATTAAGAGGTGGGGTACGTAGCTCTGAGACCCCTTCACATGTGGACAGCGAAAGCTTCTAAGAAAGCTGGAAACAAGCTTCCTGGGAGACACTAGGATGGGGGCCACGAGGGAGCTGAGCTCCTTGGGCAGAGGGGATGAGCTGCGCTGGCCTCCGGAATGGGACAACCCTCAGGCCTTTGTTACTACCCTGGGGGCTGCCGTGTTGCCTGGACCCCCACCATGCAAGTCACTCCTCTGGGCCAGGCACAGAGGGAATGCAGGGGAAGCCCTGCTCTCCACAGTCCCGGTGACTCAGAGAgactgccccccagcccccaccccctacccccacccgcAGGTGCTGGAGGGGAGCGGCCCCCCAGGAGTTCATGTGcatagaggtagagagagattcCAGATCCTAAGCAGGCCCAGGTGAGACTCCAGGGCCACCTCCAAATGAGGAAGAGCCTTCTAGCTTATCGCTGTCCGATCGTGGGCAAAAGGTAGCTCGTAGAACTCCACGGAGCATGGTGGGGATGCACAAGCCTGAGTGTCAGGGAGCCTGGAGGGCAGACGAACAGCCCCTCCCGCCCAGCATCTAAGGGCCTACACCTATGGAGAGCTTTTATTCTAGAATGTGGGCTGATGTTCTCCCATGAGGCTCAGGGAGAGGGCCCCAAAGGGGGAATGAGGAATAACGCTGATGCACAACCTCATTTCTTCCCCATTTCCATGAAAGGCTTAGTGGGgaacagagagaatgagagaggcgGAATGGGGAATGCATGGCACTTCTCCAAAATCCAGTCTTTTCCAGAGTCCCCAGGTCCCTTCCCAAATCTGCGACAGCTCCGCTCTgccccctcctgtgcacacagAGCCCCCCACCAGCAGCCACCGTGAGGACAGAGCCATCCATCTGGACCCCAAAGGCCTTAAATAGTGGGAACCTAGCAAGGGGCTGCTCTGGCCGTGGGCCTGGGCAAGTCCCTTCTCCGCGCGAGGCCCATCTGTACCATGTGGTGACCAGGTTTGTAAAGGCCATTCCGGCTCTGGCATTTGATGACTTGAGAGATACCTCATTACCTCCCCATTCCATGTGTCCTGATCATCCGGCTGAGGGAGGGGGTCAGCCATTCTCCTTACCTCTGCCCCTAGCTTCCCGGAGTTCAGACAACCTCTGTCTCCACAGCTCCATGGCCACCCGTGTGCTCCTCTTGGGcatcctgctcctgctgctgcccacgcctgcccctgccccctgctacACTGCTGCGAGATCCGAGTGCCGGAGTGTTCTCAAGGCGGTGCCTGGCTCAGAGCTGGTGGGAGAGGGCGTGGATGTGACCAGTCTCAAGCGCTCAGGCTCCTTCCCGGTGGATACGGAGAGCTTCCTACGGCCCGATGGCACCTGCACCCTCTGCCGCAACACTCTAAAAGGGGGTGCCCGCCAGCGCCTGCCACTGGCGCTCACCCACTGGCgggcccagggcacaggctgCCAGCACCATCTGGTCAGGGCCAAGGCCAGCTCCACAGAGACCGTGGCCAAGGATGCCGCTTCCAACATCCGCAATGACTGGCGGGTGGGGCTGGACGTAAACCCCAAGCCCAGCACCAGTGCTCGTGTGACTGTGGCCGGCTCACACTCCAAAGAGGCCAATTTTGCGGCTGAGAAAACCCACCAGGACCAGTACAGCTTCAGCACCGACACAATGGAGTGTCGCTTCTATAGGTGAGTGCTGGGGGTGATGACAGAGGGGCTTGAAAAAGTTCTGGGGGATTCTGGGTGGTCTGGGAGCCCTGGCATGGCACAGTGGGGACTGAAGGCTGCTGCCACCAGGAGGAAGCCACAGCCCAGGTCCTCACTCACCAGCTGGTCCAGCGCCCGGTGGCCCTGACCTGGAAGAgcccagggaggggacagtggagaGGAAGCAGGCAAGGCTGGGCTGAGAGCCCCAACAAAGTGCCTTCAGGCCTACTGAGTGCCCAAGCCCTCTTTCCTGGGCATTGCCAGCCTTCTGCGGGCAGGAGACCTGGCTGGGTCCCTCCCGTCACTGAGCCTCCTTCATCCATTCAGACACTATTCATGCCCGCTTTGCCACGCTCCGTGCTGGGAATTAGGGCTACGGCGCTGAGCAAGAGCTGAGCACCAGCCCTCCGGGATGTAGGTCCCACACCTGAGAAACGCATGATCTCAATGGGCAACCCCAAGTCACGTGCCCTGATCCCTCACACTGGAAGGCCACCTTTCCCCACAGTGAGTCAGGGCACCCCCCGCCTACATGGCTAGAGTcgtcagcaacccaggcatacggGCCCAAACCACGGGACAGACAAGGGCCACAGGACTAGGGTCCAAAGCTAGAGGAATACCCTCCCTGCAGTATCATCACTTGTatccttagaaaataaaaaggaaagaaaaactttattttgaaaaggaaaCGTGAAAATGCCTGGACAAAGTAGCAGGGCCATTGAGGAGGCATAGACAGAGTGGGTTTCCTGGGTTCGGGTCCCAGTTCTGCCATTTATAGGTGACCCTGGGCATCTGAGGGAGTTACGGAATGCAGGACAGACTACCCACGGCTGGGCCCACCTGATGTctttccctccccgccccagtgTTCACCTGGTGCACTCTCCGCCACTCCACCCCGAGTTCAAGAGGGCCGTCAGGGACCTGCCCCCCCACTTCAATGCCTCCACCGAGCCCTACTACAGAAGGCTCATCTCCAACTACGGTACCCACTTCATCCGCTCCATGGAGCTGGGCGGCAAGATCTTTGCTCTCACCGCCCTGCGCACCTGCGAGCTGGCCCTGGGAGGGCTCACGGCCAACGAGGTGGGGGAATGCCTGGCCGTGGAGGCCGAGGTCAGCATAGGCAGCTGCGCCAGCTCCTCATCGGAATTCAAGGCCTGTGAGGAGAAGAAGAAGCAGCACAAGATGACAGCCTCCTTCCACGAGGCCTACCAGGAACGCTATTCCAAAGTGGTAGGCGGCCACCACTCCGCCATGGCTGACCTGCTGTTCGGGAAACACGCTGCACCTGAGCAGTTCTCAGCCTGGGTGAAGTCCCTGGTGGACAGACCCGGCCTGGTGGACTACAACCTGGAGCCGCTGCACATGCTTCTGAAGGAGCCGGACCCACGGCAGGAGGCGCTGAGGCAGGCTGTGAGCAAGTATGTGATGGACCGTGCACGCTGGAAGGActgcagccggccctgccccctgggccaGCAGAAGAGCCCCCATGACCCCTGCCGGTGCGTGTGCCACGGCTCAGCGGTCACCAACCAGGACTGCTGTCCCCGGCAGAGGGGCCTGGCCCACTTAGAGGTGATGAACTTCAAGGCGACAGGTCTGTGGGGAGACATATTTACCTCCACGGACGCCTACCTGAAGGTCTTCTTTGGGGGCCAGGAGCTGAGGACAGGCACGGTGTGGAACGATAACAACCCCAAGTGGATGACACGGCTGGACTTTGGGGATGTGGTCCTGGTCTCAGGGGGGCCCCTGAGGGTGCAGGTCTGGGACCAGGACAGTGGCTGGGACGATGATCTCCTTGGCACCTGTGACCGGACTCCGCAGTCCGGCCCACAGAAGGTGACGTGTAACCTGAATCACGGTCACCTGGAGTTCTTCTACCGCGCCACATGCTTGCCTCACCTGACAGGGGGATCTTGCCTGCAGTACGCCCCCCAGGGGCTTCTGGGGGAGCCTCCAGGAAACCGAAGCGGAGCAGTGTGGTGACCACGGGGGCCTGAGAGGCCTGCTTGCCCGGACTGAAGGGGTTCTCTCAGAGGGAGCCGGGGCCTATCTGTCTTCATATCCCCATTACACAGAGAGAAAATGGGcgttccccttccccccaccttttTCTCAGTGAGGTGGCTGGATTTATAGGCAGCCCTGAGTCTCCCCGTCCAAACTGCCTTGGCTCTCCAATATTCCGGAGCCCAGGAAGTGAGCTGCTGCTGGGCGCCATGGCCGCCAGTCGCtacacaggccatgctgaggcccagagctgggcagagggcCAGGAGGCCACTCCCACCAGGCTGCTTGGAGTCACCTAAGAGCTTCCCTTTCTAACATGGTgatttttcatcattttagaTCTCGCCCTTCTCTCCCAGCAGCTCGGTTTTCTGTCTTCTTTGCCCACCAAACTTTGCCTCTCAGACAGACCAGGGGCTCTCTTGACCTGTCTCATTGTACACAACCCGCCAAAGAACCAATAAATGCGACATGACGACACCTGTAACGGTGGTGGCTGTGAcagaggaggggatggggacaAACACAGCCCTGGAGGTAAACTGCTGCTCTAGCAACCCTAACGACGGGACAGGTGGCTCAcccagcggcaggcagggaatagAGAAGAACTTGCTTTCCACTTTTGTTGG encodes:
- the PRF1 gene encoding perforin-1, with product MQDSSSMATRVLLLGILLLLLPTPAPAPCYTAARSECRSVLKAVPGSELVGEGVDVTSLKRSGSFPVDTESFLRPDGTCTLCRNTLKGGARQRLPLALTHWRAQGTGCQHHLVRAKASSTETVAKDAASNIRNDWRVGLDVNPKPSTSARVTVAGSHSKEANFAAEKTHQDQYSFSTDTMECRFYSVHLVHSPPLHPEFKRAVRDLPPHFNASTEPYYRRLISNYGTHFIRSMELGGKIFALTALRTCELALGGLTANEVGECLAVEAEVSIGSCASSSSEFKACEEKKKQHKMTASFHEAYQERYSKVVGGHHSAMADLLFGKHAAPEQFSAWVKSLVDRPGLVDYNLEPLHMLLKEPDPRQEALRQAVSKYVMDRARWKDCSRPCPLGQQKSPHDPCRCVCHGSAVTNQDCCPRQRGLAHLEVMNFKATGLWGDIFTSTDAYLKVFFGGQELRTGTVWNDNNPKWMTRLDFGDVVLVSGGPLRVQVWDQDSGWDDDLLGTCDRTPQSGPQKVTCNLNHGHLEFFYRATCLPHLTGGSCLQYAPQGLLGEPPGNRSGAVW